The Blautia luti nucleotide sequence AGGCGAAGGAGAAGGAGATACGCCACAGCCGCCGCCTGGATGTTTTGTCAAAAATTACCACATATATGCGTGAACATTACAAAGAAGATCTGAAACTTTCTGAGCTTGCAGCTACATTTGGGTATTCTGATGCATATTTGTCGCGAATGTTCCAAAAATATGCAAAAATCAACTATAAAACTTATCTGCAGGATATTCGTATGGCATATGCGTATAGAGATTTGCTGAATACGGACCATACTATTAGTCAGATTGCACTGGATAACGGATTCTGCAGCAGCAGGGGATTTTCCGGGGAATTTCAGAAAAGATACGGAATCCTGCCAAGTGAGATGCGCAGGCAGGAAAATCAAAAAGGTCAAAAAAATGCCATAGAATAGTCAAGAAAACTGGCGAAAAGAGAAGTGCCTGTCTGCTATACTCAAACCACAATAAAGATAACGTGACACCCCCGAAAGGGGAAAAGGAGGTTTTACAGGTGAAGATTCAGAATGTAGCAGATGCTTCCTTCCGTAAATACGGAAAAGTTCTGGAAGGGTATGATTTCAGTGCACTTCTTAAAGAGATGAAACACACACCGGTTCCGGATGATGTGGTTTATGTTCCTTCTGTAGAAGAACTGGAAGCTCTGGATGTAGCCAAAGAATTACAGAACAAAGGATTCGGAGGAATCCCGGTAGAGATTGGATACTGCAACGGACATAATAAGAAGTTAAATGCAGTAGAATATCACCGCAGCTCAGAGATCAATGTAGCAGTAACAGATCTGGTACTGCTGATCGGAAGCCAGCAGGATATCACAGATGAACTTACATATGACACTTCCAAGATTGAAGCATTCCTTGTACCGGCAGGAACAGGCATTGAGGTATATGCAACCACACTTCATTATGCACCATGCAATGTACAGGACGGCGGTTTCCAGTGTGTAGTAGTACTTCCGGCAGGAACCAATACAGATCTCACATTTGAAACAGCAAAGACTGGCGAGGACAGCCTTCTGACAGCGAAGAACAAATGGCTCATCGCACATGAAGATGCAGCGATTGAAGGTGCAGTAAACGGACTTCGCGGTGAGAATATTACCATCGACTGAGTCTTTCAGAATCTGCGTAAGCAGAGTGCCGGAATATAGTAAATGATTAATGAAATCACATAAATACATATCAAAATGGAGGAATTGATACTATGAACAATATACCAGTAGTAAAACTTGGATTAATCGCAGTAAGCCGTGACTGTTTCCCGATTCAGCTTTCTGAAAAGAGACGTGCAGCGATCAAAGCAGCTTATCAGGGTGAACTTTACGAATGTCCTGTAACTGTTGAGAATGAGAAAGACATGGAGAAAGCTCTTGAAGATGTAAACAAAGCAGAGTGTAATGCACTGGTTGTTTTCCTTGGAAACTTCGGACCTGAAACTCCTGAAACACTGATCGCAGAAAGATTTGACGGACCTTGCATGTATGTAGCTGCAGCAGAAGGCGACGGCGACATGATCAATGGCAGAGGTGATGCTTACTGTGGTATGCTGAACTGCTCATACAACCTGAAAATGCGTCATCTGGAAGCATATATTCCAGAATATCCGGTTGGAACAGCTACAGATATTTCCCAGATGATTGCTGATTTCGTTCCGATCGCACGTGCAGTTATCGGTGTTCGTAACCTGAAGATCATTACTTTCGGACCACGTCCTCAGGACTTCTTTGCATGTAACGCACCGATCAAAGGACTCTATGAACTGGGTGTTGAGATCGAAGAGAACTCAGAACTTGACCTTCTTGTTGCATTCAAAGAGCATGAAAACGATCCTCGTATCCCGGAAGTTTGCGCAGATATGGCAAAAGAGATGGGCGAAGGCAATTATTATGCAGATCTTAATGTTAAGATGGCACAGTTCGAACTTACTCTTCTTGACTGGGCAGAAGCTCATAAGGGAGCAAGAAAATACGTTGCATTTGCTGACAAATGCTGGCCTGCATTCCCGTCACAGTTTGGATTTGAGCCTTGCTATGTAAACAGCCGCCTTGGATCAAGAGGAATTCCGGTAGCCTGTGAGGTTGATATTTACGGAGCACTCAGCGAATATATCGGAATTTGTATTTCCAATGATGCAGTTACACTGCTTGACATCAACAACTCTGTTCCACAGTATATCTATGATGAAGATATCAAAGGAAAATATGATTATAAACTTACTGATACATTCATGGGATTCCATTGTGGAAATACTCCGGAGTGCAAGATGTGCAAATCCAGAGCAGTTAAATATCAGCTGATCCAGCACAGACTTCTTGAGCCGGAAGGATCTGAGCCAGACTTCACAAGAGGAACACTTGAAGGCGATATCGCTGCTTCTGATATCACATTCTATCGTTTACAGTGCAACTCTCAGGGTGAACTTGTATCTTATGCCGCAGAAGGTGAAATCCTGGATGTACCTACAAGATCATTCGGTGGTATTGGTATTTTCGCTATCAAAGAAATGGGAAGATTCTACCGTCATGTTCTGATCGAAGGCAACTATCCGCATCACGGAGCTGTTATGTTCGGACATTATGGAAAACTTTTCTATGAAGTACTTAAATTACTTGGAATCGATGTAAATAAGATCGGTTACAACCAGCCGGCAGGTGTAAGATACCCGACAGAGAATCCTTGGGGCTAATACTTAGAATTAGCAGAGTGGATTGTGAATATCCCCGGATATGTACAAATCTGAATAAAGAATAAATAAACTGACACGATTAATCATAGGGCATCCCGGGGTTTTACCCTGGGATGTATTAGATTAGATGAATATGAGAAATTGAGTCAGTAAGAATTAACAGGTTTTCAATTTATTTGCACAGAAAAGAATCAGGCTGTTTGCTGAAGATAGTATGTGAACAGCAGGATAAAAGAAAAGGAGTAAGTATTATGTATTATATCGGTATTGACCTTGGTACTTCCGCTGTAAAACTTCTTCTTATGGAAGAGTCAGGAAAAATCTGCAACATCGTATCCAGAGAATATCCATTATATTTCCCGCATCCAGGCTGGTCTGAGCAGAAACCGGAAGACTGGTTTGCACAGAGCATGGAAGGTATGAAGGAACTGACAAAGGATATCGACAAAACTCAGGTAGCCGGAATCGGTTTCGGCGGCCAGATGCATGGTCTTGTAACACTTGACAAAGACGACAATGTAATTCGTCCTGCAATCCTCTGGAATGACGGACGTACAGGTGAAGAGACAGAATACCTGAACACAGTGATCGGAAAAGATAAACTCTCTGAGTACACAGCAAATATCGCTTTCGCAGGCTTCACG carries:
- a CDS encoding L-fucose/L-arabinose isomerase family protein translates to MNNIPVVKLGLIAVSRDCFPIQLSEKRRAAIKAAYQGELYECPVTVENEKDMEKALEDVNKAECNALVVFLGNFGPETPETLIAERFDGPCMYVAAAEGDGDMINGRGDAYCGMLNCSYNLKMRHLEAYIPEYPVGTATDISQMIADFVPIARAVIGVRNLKIITFGPRPQDFFACNAPIKGLYELGVEIEENSELDLLVAFKEHENDPRIPEVCADMAKEMGEGNYYADLNVKMAQFELTLLDWAEAHKGARKYVAFADKCWPAFPSQFGFEPCYVNSRLGSRGIPVACEVDIYGALSEYIGICISNDAVTLLDINNSVPQYIYDEDIKGKYDYKLTDTFMGFHCGNTPECKMCKSRAVKYQLIQHRLLEPEGSEPDFTRGTLEGDIAASDITFYRLQCNSQGELVSYAAEGEILDVPTRSFGGIGIFAIKEMGRFYRHVLIEGNYPHHGAVMFGHYGKLFYEVLKLLGIDVNKIGYNQPAGVRYPTENPWG
- a CDS encoding DUF4867 family protein, encoding MKIQNVADASFRKYGKVLEGYDFSALLKEMKHTPVPDDVVYVPSVEELEALDVAKELQNKGFGGIPVEIGYCNGHNKKLNAVEYHRSSEINVAVTDLVLLIGSQQDITDELTYDTSKIEAFLVPAGTGIEVYATTLHYAPCNVQDGGFQCVVVLPAGTNTDLTFETAKTGEDSLLTAKNKWLIAHEDAAIEGAVNGLRGENITID